One window of Leopardus geoffroyi isolate Oge1 chromosome B3, O.geoffroyi_Oge1_pat1.0, whole genome shotgun sequence genomic DNA carries:
- the LOC123584161 gene encoding charged multivesicular body protein 3-like — MKNQLVLLRVAGSLQKSKEVMKAMQSLVKIPEVQATMRELSKEMMKAGIIEEMLEDTFESMDDQEEMEEAAEMEINKILFEITTGALGKAPSKVTDAFPEPRPSGAMAASEDEEEEEALEAMQSHLATLCS; from the coding sequence ATGAAGAACCAGCTGGTGCTTTTGCGAGTGGCTGGTTCCCTGCAGAAGAGCAAAGAAGTGATGAAGGCCATGCAGAGCCTTGTGAAGATCCCAGAAGTCCAGGCCACCATGAGGGAGCTATCCAAAGAGATGATGAAGGCTGGCATCATAGAAGAAATGTTAGAAGATACTTTTGAAAGCATGGAtgatcaggaagaaatggaagaagcagcagaaatggaaattaacaaAATTCTGTTTGAAATCACAACAGGTGCCTTGGGCAAAGCACCTAGTAAAGTGACCGATGCCTTTCCGGAGCCCAGACCTTCAGGAGCAATGGCTGCATcagaagatgaggaggaagaagaggcccTGGAGGCCATGCAGTCCCATCTTGCCACACTCTGCAGCTAG